The following proteins come from a genomic window of Montipora capricornis isolate CH-2021 chromosome 9, ASM3666992v2, whole genome shotgun sequence:
- the LOC138017767 gene encoding uncharacterized protein, translating into MADAKRARLSHDKKGRFRSSKEVERRINLAKSSIDKSPSRDEALCVQNGSKISGRRVVELELLAEALDGGCKVCAKPLQLSNVTDETVSGLGSFLYITCFNPDCGEINVCQTNKTHRVAGTMRGRPIFDVNTKLAAGMLHAGMGPTHVNALLSSLNIPTLCVTTLKAREREISPAIENIANKSCDLEMEEEKMEWGCIQDQAVPIGASCDMGWQKRGKGHNSLTGAGSMIGIKTGKVIAFATRSKRCATCEAATRAGRTARAHDCRCNWDGSAEAMEAEVCTELVKACGESHKAQVAILLGDDDSSTIKKVRESVNHNVDKWSDIVHAKRAFGSSMYNLQKTHKNLSGKVIDNLQKCFSYAITQNKNDSDGIRKSLKAIIPHAFGDHSTCSTSWCKYLQDPVNYHHSTLPHGKDLEGDDLKKDLHEILEVYCQNAEKLAPLGSSQANEALNNTIGSKAPKVRHYGGSESNDYRVACAVSQKNIGHAYVTQALQEIDLSPGTHGLKHSKRMDAKMSLQRARQQTKKFKLQRRGHKEKRLSKTKQAETREGSQYQSGMGYLPETEAVEIPSPPKACVSSMVPEQDYIKIVFDLETSSRGNDTEILQIAATDGADAFEVYILPTRPISPSASSVNKLTFHHGILFHNSRPVRAVPLAEGLSQMISWLRPKAPCLLIARNCKSFDGKHLLKALESTGVDKEFSAIVSGFSDTLPAFKELLLSANHTVKRI; encoded by the exons atggcggacgcaaAAAGGGCTCGCTTGTCCCATGACAAAAAAGGGCGCTTTCGAAGTAGCAAGGAGGTTGAACGAAGGATAAATTTAGCGAAAAGTTCGATAGACAAATCGCCTAGCCGTGACGAGGCCTTATGTGTTCAGAATGGTAGTAAAATAAGTGGTAGACGTGTTGTCGAGCTCGAGTTGCTCGCAGAGGCCCTCGATGGTGGATGTAAAGTTTGTGCCAAGCCACTTCAATTATCCAACGTAACGGACGAAACAGTGTCGGGGTTAGGATCTTTCCTGTACATTACCTGCTTCAATCCAGATTGTGGGGAAATAAATGTTTGCCAAACGAACAAAACTCATAGGGTGGCTGGAACAATGCGTGGACGACCAATCTTCGACGTCAACACCAAACTCGCCGCAG GCATGCTACATGCAGGAATGGGACCAACACATGTCAATGCACTGCTATCTTCCCTTAATATCCCGACTCTTTGTGTGACCACACTGAAAGCAAGAGAACGTGAAATCAGCCCCGCCATAGAAAATATTGCAAACAAGTCCTGTGACCTAGAGATGGAGGAAGAAAAGATGGAGTGGGGGTGCATCCAAGATCAAGCAGTGCCAATCGGGGCGTCCTGTGACATGGGGTGGCAGAAGAGAGGGAAGGGTCATAATAGTCTAACAG GAGCTGGTTCTATGATTGGaataaaaactggaaaagttatTGCATTTGCGACAAGATCAAAGAGGTGTGCAACTTGTGAAGCAGCGACCAGAGCTGGAAGAACAGCCAGGGCACATGACTGTAGATGTAACTGGGACGGGTCGGCTGAGGCCATGGAAGCAGAGGTATGCACTGAACTTGTGAAGGCCTGCGGAGAGTCTCACAAAGCTCAAGTGGCTATTCTTCTGGGAGATGATGATTCCTCCACCATCAAAAAAGTGAGAGAAAGTGTGAATCACAATGTGGACAAATGGTCAGACATTGTTCATGCAAAGAGAGCTTTTGGAAGCTCAATGTACAATCTACagaaaacacataaaaatttGTCTGGTAAAGTGATTGataatttacaaaaatgctTCAGCTACGCcataacacaaaacaaaaatgactcTGATGGGATCAGAAAAAGCCTAAAAGCAATAATTCCACACGCATTTGGGGATCATTCCACTTGCTCCACCTCTTGGTGTAAATATCTCCAAGACCCAGTCAATTACCATCACAGCACTTTACCACATGGTAAAGACCTCGAGGGGGACGATTTGAAGAAGGACCTGCATGAAATCCTAGAGGTTTACTGTCAGAATGCAGAAAAGCTAGCTCCACTTGGATCCAGCCAAGCCAATGAAGCACTGAATAATACGATCGGCAGCAAAGCCCCAAAGGTCAGGCATTATGGTGGCAGTGAGAGCAATGACTATCGCGTGGCCTGTGCAGTGAGCCAAAAAAACATTGGCCATGCATATGTGACTCAG GCCCTTCAGGAAATTGACCTTTCTCCTGGAACACATGGGCTTAAACACTCGAAAAGAATGGATGCTAAAATGTCACTTCAAAGAGCAAGGCAGCAAACAAAGAAATTCAAATTACAAAGAAGAGGGCACAAAGAGAAGAG GTTGTCAAAAACAAAGCAGGCAGAAACCAGGGAAGGTTCTCAGTATCAGAGTGGCATGGGATATTTGCCAGAAACAGAAGCAGTTGAGATTCCATCACCCCCCAAAGCCTGTGTGTCCAGTATGGTGCCCGAACAAGATTACATTAAGATAGTGTTTGATCTGGAGACATCATCCCGAG GTAATGATACCGAAATTCTGCAAATTGCAGCAACTGATGGGGCAGATGCATTTGAGGTTTACATCCTTCCAACCAGACCTATATCACCCAGTGCTTCGTCAGTGAATAAGCTCACCTTTCACCATGGAATTCTCTTTCATAATTCTCGTCCAGTCCGAGCAGTTCCACTGGCTGAGGGATTATCTCAGATGATATCATGGCTAAGGCCCAAGGCACCATGTCTGTTGATAGCTCGCAATTGTAAATCTTTTGATGGGAAGCATCTCTTAAAAGCGCTGGAGTCCACTGGGGTAGATAAAGAATTTTCAGCCATTGTTTCTGGATTTTCCGACACTTTACCAGCCTTCAAAGAGCTCTTGCTCAGCGCAAATCATACAGTCAAGAGAATTTAG